One Capsicum annuum cultivar UCD-10X-F1 chromosome 2, UCD10Xv1.1, whole genome shotgun sequence genomic window carries:
- the LOC107859505 gene encoding pentatricopeptide repeat-containing protein At1g55890, mitochondrial produces the protein MSSSSSLYRRLHGIFAVNHKVTGKLKTDNPKTTSLKSTKKRTPKLPEKQEVQTIVDNFKKSSESPKFRNRCLNYENAIRRLDNTSSAIEDILEHQKQYPDISNEYFVSRLILLYGTAKMHEHARKLFEEMPNLKCQRTVFAFNALLEAHARAEKYDVIKELFRQLPEELSIKPDVVSYNTLIKALWKTGSLDSAVSVMDEMENQGIKPDKVTFNTLLSAYNESKRFSEAEDLWALMQKKNVVVDVGGYTVRLRGLVANNQVNEAIELFEEMGKKDIIPNAICYNVMIKMYVDDGNWEEAKRWYVKMVENGRYPDKATLEMLIHLACEKDILDFALELCKKAIDSKVPLRKATMQRVVNALAEHSKLDDAKELVSLGKSSTQYGKERYMEWKGT, from the exons ATGTCGTCTTCCTCTTCCCTTTACCGCCGGCTTCACGGCATCTTCGCCGTCAATCACAAAGTCACCGGCAAGCTCAAAACCGACAACCCCAAAACAACTTCCTTAAAGTCCACAAAAAAACGCACACCCAAACTTCCCGAAAAACAAGAAGTTCAAACCATTGTTGacaacttcaaaaaatcatcggAATCCCCGAAATTCCGAAACCGCTGCCTCAACTATGAAAACGCCATTCGCCGCCTTGACAACACTTCTTCCGCTATCGAAGACATTTTAGAGCACCAAAAACAATACCCAGATATTAGCAATGAGTACTTTGTATCCCGTCTCATACTTTTATACGGTACAGCAAAAATGCATGAACATGCACGTAAACTGTTCGAGGAAATGCCTAACTTAAAATGTCAGCGAACTGTTTTTGCTTTCAATGCCCTTTTGGAGGCCCACGCAAGAGCAGAGAAGTACGATGTAATTAAAGAACTGTTTCGGCAATTACCCGAGGAGCTATCAATAAAGCCTGATGTAGTGTCGTATAATACTTTGATTAAGGCGTTATGGAAAACTGGTTCTTTGGATTCTGCTGTCAGTGtaatggatgagatggaaaatcaGGGAATCAAACCTGATAAAGTGACTTTCAATACGCTTTTGAGCGCGTATAATGAAAGTAAAAGGTTTTCTGAAGCAGAAGATTTGTGGGCATTGATGCAAAAGAAGAATGTTGTTGTTGACGTGGGAGGTTACACTGTTAGATTACGAGGATTGGTTGCGAATAACCAGGTTAACGAGGCGATTGAGCTTTTTGAGGAGATGGGAAAGAAAGACATCATCCCAAATGCTATTTGTTATAACGTGATGATCAAAATGTATGTGGATGATGGGAACTGGGAGGAGGCAAAAAGATGGTATGTGAAAATGGTGGAAAATGGACGGTATCCGGATAAGGCAACATTGGAGATGCTCATTCATTTAGCTTGTGAAAAGgatattcttgattttgcactTGAATTGTGTAAGAAAGCTATTGATTCAAAAGTTCCTCTTCGTAAAGCTACAATGCAGAGGGTGGTCAATGCGTTGGCTGAGCATTCTAAGCTTGACGATGCAAAGGAGCTGGTGAGCTTGGGCAAATCAAGTACCCAATACGG AAAAGAGAGATACATGGAGTGGAAGGGAACTTGA
- the LOC107861246 gene encoding uncharacterized protein LOC107861246 — translation MANLHIFLKIYTLLVSILLFSFTTISSTSIHDLLRSRGLPAGLFPKNAVKSYDLDENGHLQVYLDSPCVAKFETRVAFDSVVRANLSYGELIGVEGLSQEELFLWLPVKDIIVYDPSSGLILFDIGLAHKQMSLSLFEEPPICNPQGNAGVLMEKEGREESGFQIKR, via the exons ATGGCTAACCTTCACATCTTCCTCAAGATATATACACTACTTGTGTCCATCCTCCTCTTCTCTTTCACCACCATTTCTTCAACTTCAATCCATGACCTTCTCAGAAGTAGGGGACTCCCAGCTGGATTATTCCCAAAAAATGCTGTAAAATCATATGATCTTGATGAAAATGGCCACTTACAAGTCTACTTGGATAGTCCATGTGTTGCAAAATTTGAGACAAGGGTGGCTTTTGATAGCGTTGTAAGAGCTAATCTTAGCTATGGTGAGCTAATTGGAGTGGAGGGTCTTTCTCAAGAAGAGCTTTTTCTTTGGTTACCAGTGAAAGATATCATAGTTTATGATCCTTCTTCTGGTCTCATCTTGTTTGATATTGGTCTTGCTCATAAACAAATGTCCCTTTCGCTCTTTGAAGAGCCACCTATTTGTAATCCTCAAG GAAATGCAGGTGTGTTGATGGAGAAGGAAGGAAGAGAGGAGTCTGGATTTCAgattaaaagataa
- the LOC107861245 gene encoding transcription factor DYT1, with protein MVVIKCGKMEFPKSPFDDSHMSEEREVRGRTDKRKTIDGEVKEYKSKNLNAERKRRQKLSERLLELRSLVPNITNMTKETIITDAITYIRELQTNVDYLSEQLLEMEATHAEQLETKNEVIIDTAEDMGKWGIEPEVQVAHIGPTKLWIKIVCQKKRGGFTKLMETMNVLGFDLNDTSVTASRGALLVTASVEVVRGGLNEANQIREILLEIIRGI; from the exons ATGGTCGTAATTAAGTGTGGTAAAATGGAATTCCCCAAGAGCCCATTTGATGATTCACACATGTCTGAAGAAAGGGAAGTAAGAGGGAGAACAGATAAAAGGAAGACAATTGATGGTGAAGTTAAAGAATACAAATCCAAGAACCTTAATGCTGAGAGAAAGAGGCGTCAAAAACTTAGTGAAAGGCTACTTGAATTGCGCTCATTAGTCCCAAACATTACAAAT ATGACAAAAGAAACCATAATCACTGATGCCATCACTTACATTAGGGAGCTACAAACAAATGTGGACTACCTAAGCGAGCAGCTTCTTGAAATGGAGGCAACTCATGCAGAACAATTGGAGACAAAAAATGAAGTGATTATCGATACTGCAGAGGATATGGGTAAATGGGGCATAGAG CCTGAAGTTCAAGTGGCTCACATTGGTCCAACTAAGCTTTGGATAAAAATAGTCTGCCAGAAGAAAAGAGGTGGATTTACTAAACTAATGGAGAcaatgaatgttcttggatttgaTCTTAATGACACCAGTGTCACTGCCTCCAGAGGAGCTCTGCTTGTTACTGCATCTGTGGAG GTGGTTCGCGGTGGACTAAATGAAGCTAATCAAATCAGAGAGATCTTGCTGGAGATCATCCGCGGAATCTAG
- the LOC107861244 gene encoding pentatricopeptide repeat-containing protein At1g55890, mitochondrial-like, with product MGTKEVQNWQAATKMSNQMSTTSALRRLQGIFAGHQQIAAINQPITTCSKPTNRSAQAIVDSFKKSSECPQFRRNRFHYETAVRQLTEAKHFSGIIDIIEHQKNYPDIRNESFVVRFILLCGKVKMDHRAPYLKSEKYHKIGDLFRELPSKLSIEPDLVSYNTAIKAMCKAGWLDSAVSLMDEIESPGIKPNIVTCNTLLNAFYENRRFSDADNLWDMMEKKNIIPNLCSCNIKLISLVIANEVSKANQFFDEIVNKGFKPDAFSYNTMIKMGITQGNLEEVKMWYEKMLQNDCLPDLKPFTMLVTFACSSKDFDFALRLCKKAMKSHKAICNRIMQRVVDGLVEHSKIENAKELVKLAESCGSFRYKLSLPSHN from the exons ATGGGGACGAAGGAAGTACAGAATTGGCAAGCTGCTACCAAAATGAGCAATCAAATGTCTACTACTTCAGCTCTCCGTCGTCTGCAAGGCATCTTCGCCGGACACCAGCAGATAGCAGCAATAAATCAACCCATTACTACTTGTTCAAAACCCACCAATCGCTCTGCTCAAGCAATTGTAGACTCTTTCAAAAAATCATCTGAATGCCCCCAATTCCGACGCAATCGCTTCCATTATGAAACCGCCGTTCGCCAACTAACGGAAGCCAAACACTTCTCCGGCATTATAGATATCATCGAACATCAAAAAAACTACCCGGATATACGTAACGAATCCTTTGTAGTCCGTTTTATTCTTCTATGTGGGAAGGTGAAGATGGATCATCGTGCAC CGTATCTTAAGTCAGAGAAATACCATAAAATTGGCGACTTGTTTCGCGAATTGCCCTCGAAATTGTCGATTGAGCCTGATTTGGTGTCGTATAACACCGCGATTAAGGCCATGTGTAAGGCTGGTTGGTTGGATTCTGCTGTGTCTTTGATGGATGAGATTGAAAGTCCTGGGATTAAGCCGAATATTGTGACTTGTAACACGTTATTAAACGCATTTTATGAAAATAGAAGGTTTTCCGACGCTGATAATTTGTGggatatgatggaaaagaaaaatattatcccTAATCTTTGCAGTTGTAATATTAAGTTAATTAGTTTGGTTATAGCTAACGAGGTTTCAAAGGCGAATCAGTTCTTCGATGAGATTGTTAACAAGGGTTTCAAACCGGACGCGTTTAGCTACAACACTATGATTAAAATGGGTATTACTCAGGGGAATCTGGAGGAGGTCAAAATGTGGTATGAGAAGATGTTGCAAAATGATTGCCTTCCGGATCTTAAACCGTTTACAATGCTTGTTACTTTTGCTTGTAGCTCCAAAGATTTTGATTTTGCACTGCGTTTGTGCAAGAAAGCAATGAAGTCACATAAAGCTATTTGTAATAGAATAATGCAGAGGGTTGTCGATGGCTTGGTTGAGCATTCTAAGATTGAAAATGCGAAAGAGCTGGTTAAGTTGGCCGAGTCTTGTGGGAGCTTCCGGTACAAGCTTTCCTTGCCTTCACATAACTAG